A segment of the Streptomyces sp. XD-27 genome:
CATCTCCAGGCAGCCCTTGAGCACGTCGAGGACGACGCCCTCGCCGACCTTGTGCCCCTCGGTGCGCGGCAGCCCGCGCTGCTTCGCCCAGCGGCCGTTGCCGTCCATGACGATCGCCACGTGCTTGGGGATCAGCTCGCCGGGGATCTTCGGCGGCCGGGCACCGGAGGGGTGCGGGTCGGGCGTCCGGTACTCGCGCCGCTGACGGCCCAGTATTCCGCGTACTGCCATTGCGGGTGTCTCGTCTCCTAGGTCGGCGACGTGCGACGTCGTGACGTCGGCAGTCGTTACGTGGTCATTTCTCTACGTATCGGAGGGACCGCAGTCCCCGCTCCAGGTGCCAGTGAAGATAGGCGGCCACGAGCCCGCTGCCCTCCCGGGCGTGCCGGGGCTCGCACGCGTCCGCCGTCTCCCAGTCCCCGGTGAGCAGCGCGCCGAGCAGCGTCAGCGACTCCGCCGAGGGTACGACGCTACCGGGCACGCGGCACTCTCCGCAGACCACTCCGCCCGCTCCGACCGAGAAGAATCGGTTCGGACCAGGCATGCCGCACTTGGCGCAGTCGCGGAAACTCGGGGCGTAGCCGTTGACGGCGAGGGAGCGGAGGAGGAACGCGTCCAGTACGAGGTGGGGCTCGTGCTCCCCGGCGGCGAGGGTGCGCAAGCCGCCGACGAGGAGCAGGTACTGCTGTACGGCGGGCTCGCCCTCGTGGTCGGTGAACCGCTCGGCCGTCTCCAGCATGGCGGTGCCGGCGGTGTAGCGGGCGTAGTCGGCGACGATGCGGCTGCCGTACGGAGCGATGGTCTCGCTCTGCGTACAGAGCGGCAGGCCGCGCCCGACGAGGTCGCTGCCACGGGCGAAGAACTGCACGTCGACGTGGCTGAACGGCTCGAGTCGGGCCCCGAACTTCGACTTCGTACGCCGCACCCCGCGGGCCACGGCCCGGACACGGCCGTGGCCGCGGGTGAGGAGCGTGATGATCCGGTCCGCCTCGCCGAGCTTCTGGGTGCGCAGCACGATGCCGTCGTCGCGGAACAGGGTCATGGGGCCATTGTCCCGTACGGCTCCCGTGTCTCTCGCGCCGCGTGCCCGCGCCCGCGCCCCTGCCCCGTCGACAACCCGCCGATCCCTAGCCCCGCAGCTCCTCAAGGCGCTCAAGGTCGTCGCGTACGGACTCCCGCTCCGCCGCGGTGAGGTGGACCGCGGCGGCCTTGGCAAGCATGGACGTCGCGGTCTCCTCGTCATCGAGGCGCCCGGCGACATCGGCCCGCAGCACGAGCAGACGAAGCAGTTGCACAGGCGTGGGCCGCTCGTCCGGAAGGCGCAGCACCCGGTCGATGATCTTCGCAGCCCCCGCCAGGTCCTCCTTGGAGTCCGCGAGGAGGGAGGCGTGGTGCAGGGCCCGGGAGAAGGTCTCTTCGGGCGCGGGCCGGTGGCGCTGGTCGTCGCTCGTCTGCTGCCCGATGCGGATGCAGTTGCCGCCCGGATCGGTCATGAGGAACTGTCGCATGCCGTATGACATGTCCTTGAGCGGCCCGATGCGCGGCAGTCCGCGGGTCGGGATCCTCCCGTACGCCGCCTTGAGCCGGGCCCGAAAGGCCTCGTGCAACGCATCGACGTCATCGGTCACGACGTAGCACGTACTGAACGAATCAGCCGGCTCGTAGTGCTTCATCCCGAAGAACTGGAGCTGTATGCCGCCGCGCTGGACGGCCGCGTACGGGTTGGGACTCTTCTGCTGGAAGGTCACCTCGAACCCGAGGGCCGTGTAGAAGTCGAGAACGGGCTGGATGGTCCGGCACGGCAGGATCGGAATCGTCTTCTCAGCCATGCCGCCACCCTAGCCCAGGGTAGTCAAAGTTGACTACTGGCCTAGTGGCACGGCACAGATGGCCCGTCGGACAGCCGTCAGGCGTCCTGACGGCCGTAGCGCGCTCTGTTCCAAGCCACCGTCTCGGCACTCATCGATGAAGAGACGGCATACACGTCACCGACACGTTCATCGCCGCGCCGACGCTCCCCCCGCTCATGGGCCCGGAACGCCAGGACGGACACCTGGGAAGCAGGCTGCCAGTGCAGGGTGAAGGCCGGAGCGTTGGCGTCCGGGACGTCCTCCACGCGCACGCCGCGCTTCGCCAGCAGCCGCTCCAGTTTGTCGAAGCGGAGATGGCGGTCGAAGCGGCCGTACCGGTCGCGAATCGCCCTGTTGACAATGCTCCCGCCCCAGTAGGAGAGGCGATGCACCTGCAGGGTGAAGTGGTGGCCCTCCCACGGGTGGTCCGGCGATGTCCGGCACCAGAAGAACTCGACCATTCCGTAGTCGCGCCACATGCTGTGATCGTCAAAGGAGTTCTCGGCGAAGTCTGAGCCCAGGATCGCCGTGACCCGGTCGGGGCCGTCCGTCGGCTTGGCGCCGAGCACCGTTCCGGAAGTGACCACGTCCACGTAGAACGCGAGGGAATGCGGAGTCAACGGGTCTTTCCTTGAGTGGGCTGAGGTGGCCGGAGTGGCCGCCTCAGCATAGGTGACCGGGCCGCCACGAAGCTCCGGCGGACAGGCCCTCGGGGGCGGCCCCGCGGCTCCCCGTTACGGGCGTTGTGCGACGGCGTCGAAGGCCCCGGCCTTGGCGGCCCGGAGGAAGCCCCGCAGGGGGGCGGGGCCGGTGGCGATGATCCGGTGCGGGTCGTCGCTCTCGCGGAGAAGGACGGGGCCCGCGGTGCGGGCGAGCTCCACGCAGTCGCTGGCCGGCGCTTGTCCTGAGTACGACGACTTCTGCCACCCGCAGGCGAGCTCTATGCAGTGATTGTCCTCTCCCCCCTCCGAGTAGGAAGACTTCCGCCAGCGCAGCTCGTACATACCTCAGCCCTCATAGGTGTTTGGTGATGGCGCGGATGAAATCGCGCGTCTCGTTGGAGGTGAGGCTCCTCGCCTCAGCCTGATCCAGGATTCTCCGGTAGTTGGCGAGATGCGCCTCGGCGTCCAAGAGCGTCGACCCCGTCGGGACATCGAGCTGCACGGTGTCCAACTGCGAGACCTGCCCGCATAGGTACAGCATGGAGGACCCGGCGTTCGGGAAGCCACCAGCGGCGAAAGGGATGGCCCGGACAGTCACGTTATCTCGCTCCGAGGCATCCAGGACGTGCTCAAGCTGCTCTCGAGCCACCTTGGAACCACCGAACTGCATCCTCAGCGCGGCCTCATGGATGAAGAAGGTGCACTGCGGCGGGTCAGTCCGGTCCAGCACATCGCGTCGCCTCAGTCGGTACGACAAACGGCGTCGAAGCTGGACAGGCGTGGGTACAGGCTCGGCGCCAGCGAACAGCGCCTTCGCGTACGCCTCCGTCTGAAGGAGCCCTGGGATGTGCATGATTTGGACGCCCCGCATCGCCACAGCGTGGTGTTCGAGCTCGGCGAGGTCCAGCGCTCCGGCCGCGACCTGCCCGCGGTACTCCTCCCACCAACCACGGGTCCGCTGCGTGGCCAGGGCCGCGAGTGCGTCGATGTACGCGTGATCCGCACAGGAGTAGATGTCAGCAAGCATCCTGACGCGCTCCTCGCTGACACCGAGGCGCCCGGCCTCCATGTTGCTGACCCGGGCTCCTTCAGCTCCCAACTGCGCACCAGCTTGCGCCACGTTCATTCCGGCACGCTCGCGCATCTTGCGCAGTTCCGCGCCAACGCGCCGCTGCCGGGCGGTCGGAGCTGGCCTCTGCGGCATGTACGTCCTCCCCTTCGCTCGTCACTCAGTGTCCCGGCAACGCTACCGACACGTCCACTCGCGCTGATGGAATTCAGCAGAATCCGATGCATGAATGCACCCACACCTCTATGGTCGTACTCGCACAGCGCAGCGAACCCACTACGCACAGCGTTGGAGAGGCACAGCCATGCCCGAAACCGCCAACATCCCCCCGCTCTTCCGATTCAGCGCCCCCAACCACCCCTCCAGCCCCCGCGTCTGCCGCGATGCCATCGCCGCCCTGCTCCATGCCAAGGGCGAGGCGGAGGAGTTGACCGAGACCGCGCGGCTCCTGGTCTCCGAGGCCGTGAGCAACGTCCACCGGCACGCCGCCGCGACCCGCATGATCCACATCACCGTGCTCGCACAGGCGGGCGCCGCGCTGATCACCGTCAAGGACAACGAGCCGTACCGGCATCCGTTGCCGCGGCAGGCGGGCACCGACGACGAGGCGGGGCGCGGTCTGCTCCTCATGCAGGAGCTCGCGTTCAAGTGGGGCGTTCGTTTACTCGGCAGCCCGGAGCCGACCCGTAAGCAGATCTGGTTCGAGGTGCGCGCGCCGCAGGCGAACGGCGCGCCGCAGGCGGACCTGGCCCCGGAGAAGGGCGAGTGATCACGCGCGGACCAGCACGATCGTCTCCGGCTTCGGCATCGTGCCGTCGGCGCGCCCGCACCGCGCCATGACGCCTCTGACGGTGTGCCGGTACGCCTCGGCCGCTTCGGGGGCATGCAGCAAGCGGTCCGCCACCGCGGCCAGCGTCAGTGCGGTGAGGCGGAGGTACGGGGCCTCGGCCGGGTCCGGCGCCTCGGGCGGCCTCAGCTCGTCGATAAGGCGGCCGGTCAATTGGCTTAAGGCGGCGGGGAGGTTGGCCGACATGTCCTCCAGATCGCGCGTCGTGTTGGCCGCGTTCCAAAGGAACCCCGCCGCCACCGACGCCGCCACACCCTCCTCTCCGGGGTCAGGGGCAATGCGGGTGGAGACAGGTTGGGTCTCTCCCGCGGGGCGGGCGAGACGGTCCGGGAACGAGACCGCCCGCAGGAGGCCCGCCACGGTCGAGTCCTCACGTGCGGCGACGATGAGCAGCAGAGCGACCAGCCTGGTCGCCTCCGCGAGCTGGTCGACGTGCGCCTTCGGAGGAAGACTAGGGGCGAGCGGTCTGATGAATTCGAGAACGCGGGCCGGGTTCCCGTGGCGGGAGAGACCGGGCGAGGGGTGGGTGGCACCCGCGCGTTCCCAGGCACGCTCAGGGGCGAGGACGATGTCGCGCACCAGGGCGGTGTCGAGCCCCAGACTCAGGATGAGGGCACCGGCACGGGCGGCTTGGGCGTCATGACGCGCCTGGGATCCGACGGAGACGCCGGACCCGCGCGTCACGCCGACACGTCTGCGGGGTGGATCGGCAGCGAGGCCAGAGCTGTTGGCGAAGCCGCGTACGACAGCCAGCCCCAGCTTGCCCAGTTCCAGGACGCGGTCAGCCTCATCATCCTGGCCGAGCCAGACCTGGCCTTCCGGGTCCATGGGGACCGACCACGGGTGTTCCGTCCCCTCCGGCACCCACAGCCGGGTCTGCGCGTCCGGGGCGTACCAGACCGGGCGATCCGCTGCCACCATGCGGAATCCCTCGTCCGCGACCTCTGCCTCCGTGGGCAGCCGGTAGCGCGGGCCGTCGGGCAGCAATTCGTTCACCCACTGGGTGAACGCCGCCGCTTCGCGTCCGGTCATGCCCGTCGCGGTCCTGTGGCCCGCTCGCGGCTCCCCGGTGAAGAGCCCGTACAGCTCCTCGGAGACCGGGCTCGCGCAGACCAGTGTGTCCTGCCCCAGGCGCACCGTCTGCCGCAGCGCACGCGTCACCGTCACCGCCGTCATCAGCCGCCCCATGGGCATGTCCGGTCCGGTCCGCAGCGCGTCGGTGCGCAGATCTTCCAGGAGCCTGCGCGTCTCCGGCGCGAATTCCGCCGCCTCCTCCTCGCAGTCGAAGGCCAGGGCGATGGCCGTCACGCTGCCGGAGTCGACGCACGCCTCCACGATCGGGCCCGGGTCCACCCGCGCCGCGTACAGCAGCGTCGTCTCGCGCCACCAGTCGTCCTGGACACCGGCGATCAGGGTGTCCACCAGTCCCCGGTACTGGATGTGCAGGGCCGCCAGATGCTCTTGGAGAGTGAGGTGCGCGAACGCGTACATGCCTCGCTCCCTCTCCACGAGCAGCCCACTCGCCACGATCGCGGCCAGGAAGTCCTCCACCGGTACCGCCGCCGCCCCGACGCGGAACAGGGCCGGGCCAAGGGTCTCCGCCGCACGGGCCGTGTCGATGTCGCGCCGCCGCTCGCACATCATCACGTACGCCAGCTCACGCAGCACGGCCTCCTTCTTCGCGCCGGTCAACTCGTCCGGCAGCGCCGCCACATTGCCCTTGGCTTCCTGGCGGCGCCACAGCAGCACCTCGCAGATCTCGGCGTACAGCTCGGCGCGGCTGCCGGGGAGGGCGCCCCGGTAGCGGTGGACGTTGGCGATCATCGTCAGCAGGAGGGGGTTCGCCGCGAGGTCGTACAGGACCGGGCGGGCGCGGAGGCGGTCCAGCAGGTCCGTCGCCTCCTCCGCCGCCCGGTCCGCGACCGCCGCGTCGTCGGCGCCGGTGCTCAGCCGCTCGATCGCGCGGTACCAGCCCTGTACGAAGCGCGTGATCTGCTCGCCCGTGAAGCGCCGCACCTGGAGTACGCGGGCGCGGTTGACCGGCGCGGACCGGTAGCCGTGGGGGCGGGAGGTGAGCACGAAGTCGTTGGCCTCGTAGCTCTCGATCTGCTCCTCGACCCACTTCGAGACGTTGCGCCGGTCTTCCTCCCTCGCCACCTCGTCCAAGCCGTCCAGCAACACCACGCAGCGCCCGGCCTGGAGTTGCCGGTCGAACCAGCCCGGTGGCTCGTCCCCGCGCAGGCGCCGCAGGGACGCGCCGATGACCTCCGGGAGCGTGATCTCGGGGTCGGCCGTGATGGCCGCCGCGTGGTCGCGGAGGAAGAGCAGGATCGGGAGGTCGCGGGAGCCGCGCTTCCCCGGCTCGCGCGCCAGGCGCAGTGCCAGGTGCTTGAGCAGGGTCGTCTTGCCGGTGCCGGGGGCGCCGATCACGGCGAGCGCCGTGCCGTCGGGGGTGCCCAGGAAGTCGTGGATGGACTGCCGTACGGCAGCGCCGGCCGCCCGGACCGTACCCGCGAGGGACTCCTGCGACGCCGTGTGTGTGGGTGTGGGCACCAGGCTGACGTCGACGAAGACTTCTTCCAGTCCGGGCGTGAAGTCTCCTCGGGTGGCCAGGCCCTTGAGGTCGATGAAGCGGTGGTGGCTCAGGACGTACGCCCGGTAGTCCCGCTCGAAGCGGGAGATCCGCCAGCGCAGCCGCCGGTCGACCCCGTCGGCCGCCCGCGTGACCCAGCGGTCCGCGACGTTCGTGTACACCTTCACGCAGAAGCCGACCGCCGCGAGCAGGACCAGGTAGGCCAGGAACAGCAGCAGGGCGCCGACGGGGTGTTCGCGCACCGACGGCCAGAACCGGGCGCCGAGCAGGGCCGGGGGCACCACGCTCGCCGCCGCGAGGCCGACCTTGGCCAGTAACGCCCCGGCCCTGCCCTCCGCCATGCCTGCCCCCCAACTCCCCGCCGCGGGCGTCCTGTTATAGCGCACCCCGACCAGGCGGCGTACCGGAGCAATGGGAATGGTTGCAACCAAAGGCCCCGAACAGTGTCGAACGGAAGCGGAGTCCCCGCCACCGGATCCGCACCCGGAACCGTTATGCTCCCCCGGGCGTGATCAGTGTGTAGATCCGACTGGAAGTTAAACGAGAATTCACGGGGGCAAAACGTGGCGAATAAGGACAGTGAAGACGCCGCCGCGTTGAAGAAGCGCGCGGAAAAAAAAGAAGCTCGAGAAGGCGGGCTACCCGGTCGATCAGAGCATGGTCTTCCTGGACGAGAAGGCGCCGGACGGCAAGAAGATCGACGAAGCCTTGAAGGAACTGAAGGGGCTGGAGGGTGACGACTTCGGCCTCAACGGTAACCGCGACGAGCTCGAAAAAGTCGCCAAAAAGCTCGATGGCCTGACGGGCGCGGAACTCGATGCGGTCATCTCCAAGGCGGACGCCAAGGACCTCGCCCACTACGACAAGTTGGCCAAGAACACCGAAGGCTCGTGGCTTCTCAGCGAGAACGGCTTGGAGAAGGACGACCGCAGTACCACCTACGGCCGGTGGCTCTCCAGGATCAGCCCGCACAACTTCGACAAGTTCACCAAGGCCTTTCCCGGAGTCCAGCCGACCTTCACCAACAGCAACCCGTACAAGAGGCACGGTAACGACCAGAACGGCCAGACGAACTCCGGAATCCACTGGCAGAACCCGTCCGACCCCCTGTTCAACGGGGAGCCCTCGGCCGACGACATCAACCAGAATCAGTTCGGTGACTGCTGGTACGTCGCGTCCCTCGCCGCCGTCGCACAAAAGGACCCTCAGTTCATCAAGGAGGGAATCAAGGAGAACGCGAACGGCACCGTCAGCGTGCGCATCTGGGACGAGGACGGCAATCACCGCTGGGTCACCATGACCCCCGATCTGCCCACCGACACCAACGGGGATCCCATCGGCACCTACGGCAACGGCTCAACGTGGTCGGCCTATTACGAGAAGGCGTTCGCGCTGTCGTACACGGACGAGAAGGGCGAGACCGGCTACGGCGGCATCGAGGGTGATGACCCCAAGGAGTCCGCGCCGTACCTCACGGGGAACGAAGGAGACGACATCACCAAGAATGGTGGCTTCCTCTGGCTCGAGGAGAAGGAGGACAAGAACCTGGAGTCCTTGAAGGAGGCATTCGACGCGGGGCACCCAGTGACAGTATCCACTCCGGACGACGAGAGCCTGGAGAAGGACGTCCCCAAGGAATGGGGCCGTTCCTACTCCAGCAACCACGCCTACTACGTCCGCGGATTCACTGACGATGGGAAGATCATCCTCGGCAACCCTTGGGGTGTCAGTGACTACAAGCCGATCGAAGTGAGCCAGGAGCAGTTCAACAAGTACTTCGGGTGGCCCGAGAAATACGACATGCCGAATCGGTGAGTGAATTGACTGAACATGTGAAGTACCCGTTCGAGGTGGATGGCCGCTGGGCGGTCGCTTACCACGTGCCGTACAAGGTCCGCCACGAAGGACGCTCGTACGCGGTCCTGGCAAGGATCTTCGCCAAGCCCTCGGTGCACGGCCAGATTCAGGTGGGTTGCGAGGGTGAAACGGTCGCCGATTACGACAACCTGACACCAGGTGATGTCGTGGAGATCGCCGGCGATGAGTGGCGCGTCGCGGCGGTGGAGTACCGGACCCGCATTGTGCTGGAGCGCGTGCGCGGCAGCGAGGGAAATGCGGATGCGTAGGCGCGGAATCGCAGCGGTCATGCCGGCTGTGGCGCTGTTCGCGCTGGCCGGCTGCGGCTCCTCCGATGGCGGTGGCGCGGACGGCCCCTCGGACGATACGAGTTCGGCGGCGGCCCGCGACAAGGGGCCGCTGTGCGTGGGGAAGGCCTCGGCCGAGGGCCTGCATGTGCTGCGCGGCGGCGGCTACCGGCTCCCGGGTGGCGGAGCTGTCCAGTACGAGACGGCGCAGTCCGACGGCATGACGCGCACCGCCGGGCTGCGTGACGGTGCGAGCTATCAGGACGGTCAGAAGAGCCAGACGGTCAAGCCCGGCCAGCGGGTGACCCTCTCCGGCCACGCCTACACCGTCAGCCAGATCTGTTCCTACCGCGTGGTCCTGTGGCCGGAGGACGCCAAGGACAGGGCCAAGGCCGCCGCCGCGCCCGCCAGTATGAAGCCAGTAGGCGGCAAGGCCGACGAGCGGCTCTGCTTCACCACGAACCCCGCCGTCCGTGCCGCCGCCGCGAAGGCGTTTCCCCCCAAGGGCGGCAACTGGTCATTGCTCAACAACGGCGGTGTGACCCGGCTCCACACGGGGGGCTCCGTCGCCGTGTTCTCCGCCGATGCCGACAAGAAGACCGCGACCATCTCGGAGAACTGCACTGGTATCACGGTGGCCGACTACGAGGACGTCACGATCGGCGACACCCTCGAATTCGCCGGCGTGGAGTTCAAGCTCACCGAAGTGACGGAGGACGGCGCGGTGCGGTTGACCAGGACGAGCGCGTAGGTCTCCACTGTGTGTTCGAATCACTGTGTCAATCTTGGTTGACGCGGCTATTCTCGCTCGATGATTCCTTCTTTAAGGAAGGCGCGTCGTGCGCTCCGGACAGCAGGGCGCACGCTCCGGACCACGGGGCGTGCGGTCGCGCGGCGGTGGTGCGATCCTCGGTTGAAGTGGCCCAAGCGGATCGCGCTGGGCCTCGCGGTCGTTCTGCTGGTGCCGTTGATCAGCGCCGGGATCGCGTTGCGGCTGCTGTACGCGGGCGATCTGAAGTCCGGTACGCAGACGCGCGGCCGCGACGCGGTCTGGCTCGGGCACGCATGGGTCGACGGGCGCAAGGGCGACGCGGAACTCGCCGAGTTGGTGCGGCGGGTGCGCGGCACCGGGATTCGGGATCTGTACGTGCACGCGGGGCCGCTTGAGCACGATGGCACCCTGCCCGACAACCTGTACCCGGCGGTCGACTGGCTGGTCGAGGCGGTGCACCGGGAGCTTCCGGGCGTGCGGGTGCAGGCGTGGCTGGGGGACGTACTGGCCACCGAAGGCCCGAAGGGGATGCGGCTGGGCGACGCCGGCACCCGGCGCGAGGTGGTGGCCTCCGCCCGGCAGGTGCTGGACGCGGGCTTCGAGGGGGTGCACTTCGATCTGGAGCCGCTGCATTCGGGCGACGGGGACTATCTGACTCTGCTGGACGGGTTGCGGGCCATGACGCGCGCCCGGCACGTGCCGCTGTCGGTGGCGGCGCACAAGATCGATCCGCTCCCCGCCCAGCACACGGTGGCCGGGTTCGTCACCGGGAGCCCCGTCTTCTGGTCGCAGAGGTACTTCGGGGCGGTCGCGCGCCGGGTCGACCAGATCGCGGTGATGTCGTACGACACGACGATGCCGCTGGAGAGCCTGTACGGCGGCTACGTGGCCCATCAGACCGCGCTGGCGCTGGAGGTGACCCCGCAGAGCACCGACCTGCTCATGGGGCTGCCCGCCTACCACACGGACGACTTCGGCCACCGCGAGTCCGCCGAGACCGTGCGGGCGGCGGTCCGCGGCATCCGGCTGGGGCTCGGCCGCGAGGACCGGCACCGGGAGCGGTTCGGGGTCGCGCTGTATGTGGACTTCGCGGCGACGGAGGGGGACTGGAGCGCGTATCGGGAGGGGTTCGGGCGGCTGTCCGAGGGGCGGCGGCCTCGGGGGCCGCAGCCTCAGCCCGGTGGTTCTCCCGGGGGATCCTCCGATGCCAAGCCTCAGCCCGAGGGTTCTCCCGGAGGATCCCCCGACGCCGAGCCTCAGCCCGAGGGTTCTCCCGAGGAGGCTTCCGTCGGGCACGATGCCGGTGTCACCAGGCCCGACTCGTAGGCCGCGACCACCAGTTGGGCGCGGTCGCGGGCGGCCAGCTTGCCCATGATGCGGCTGACGTGCGTCTTCGCGGTCAGCGGGCTCAGGTGCAGCGCCTCGCCGATCTCCGCGTTGTTCAGGCCGCGGCCGACCAGGGTGAGGACCTGGCGTTCGCGTTCGGAGAGGGTGGCGAGGGCCGCGGTCGGCGGGGCCGCCGGGGGTGGGGCCGCGGGCAGGCGCAGGACGCGGGCGATGAGGCGGGCGGTGGGGCCGGGAGACAGCAGGGCCTCGCCTGCGGCCACGGTGCGGATGGCGTCCAGGAGTTCGGCGGGGCGGGTGTCCTTGACCAGGAAGCCGGAGGCGCCCGCGCGCAGCGCCTCCACGATGTGCTCGTCGGTGTCGTACGTGGTCAGGGCCAGGACCCGGACGTCCGCGAGGTCGGGGTCCTGGGCGATGCGGCGGGTGGCCTCGATGCCGTCCACGTCGGGCATCCGGATGTCCATGATGACCAGGTCGGGGCGGGCGGCACGGGTCTGGGCCACGGCCTCGCGCCCGGTACCCGCCTCGCCCACCACCGTCATGTCCCCCGCCGAGTCCACGAGCATGGCGAACGCGGCGCGGACCAGGGTCTGGTCGTCCGCCAGCAGGACCCTGATCGGGGCGCCCTCCGGCCGCGTGAGCCCCGTGGGCCGCGTGGTGGTCATGGCTTCTCCTCGTGATGCGAGCCGGCGTCCAGCGGGAGCAGCGCGGTGACCTGGAAGCCTCCGGTCTCGTGCGACCCGGCGTCCAGGGTGCCACCCACACTGCGGGCGCGTTCCCGCATCCCCGCGATGCCGAAGCCGACCCCGCCGGTGGGCGGCTCGGCCGCCCCGCCGGTGACCGCCCCGCCGGTGGGCGGCTCGGCCGGTGCGCGGCCCGGGCCGGTGTCGATGACGGTGACGCGCAGGGCGCCGGGCGGGCGGGTCCGTTCGACCCGTACCCGTATCCGTACGTCGGGGCCACCGTGCCGTACCGCGTTGGTGAGGGACTCCTGGACGATGCGGTACGCGGCGGCGCCGACCGCGGCGGGTACGGGGGCGGGCTCCCGGTCGCCGGGCAGGACCGCCAGGTCGACCTCCGCGCCGGCCGCCCGTGCGGTGTTGGCCAGGTCGGGCAGCCCGTCGAGGTGGGGCAGCGGGTCCCGGCCGTCGCCGCCGGGGGCGTCGTCGGCCCGCAGCACCCGCAGGGTGGTGCGCAGTTCGGCGCGCGCGTCGCGGCAGGTGTCGGCGATGCCGTCGAGCGCCGTGGCGAGCGCGGCGCGGTCGAGTCGCTCCGGATCGGCGATCAGCACGTGGGCGGCGACGGAGGTCTGGACCCCGATGAGCGTGATGCTGTGCGCGAGCAGGTCGTGGAGGTCGCGGGCGATCCGCAGCCGTTCCTCGGCGACCCGCCGGGCCGCCTCCTCCTCGCGGGTGCGTTCGGCGCGCTCGGCGCGTTCCACGATGGCGGCGATGTACCGGCGGTGGATGCGGACGGCGTCCCCGAGGACCACCACCGCCAGCACCCAGCCGGAGCTGCGCAGCATGTCCACGCCCGCGTGCGGTGTCTCACCGGTCGCCATGATCGTGACCATGATCCCGATGACGGTGCCGACGGTGAGGTACGCGCGCAGCGGCGGTCCGGTGACGGCGAGGGTGAAGACGGCGACCATCCCGGCGGGGACGACGGCGAGGTGCACGTTGTCCATGGCGTGGTACGGGCCGACGAGCAGAACGACGGCGACGGTGACGAGCATGGGGCTGCGGCGGCGCTCGATCAGCGCCACGGCGCTGGCCACGAGCAGCAGCCAGCCCAGGATCCCGGGGCGGTGCCCCTCGCTCTCCGGGAGGACCGACGCCAGGACGCACTGGAGCGTGAGCACGGCGGCGGC
Coding sequences within it:
- the recO gene encoding DNA repair protein RecO gives rise to the protein MTLFRDDGIVLRTQKLGEADRIITLLTRGHGRVRAVARGVRRTKSKFGARLEPFSHVDVQFFARGSDLVGRGLPLCTQSETIAPYGSRIVADYARYTAGTAMLETAERFTDHEGEPAVQQYLLLVGGLRTLAAGEHEPHLVLDAFLLRSLAVNGYAPSFRDCAKCGMPGPNRFFSVGAGGVVCGECRVPGSVVPSAESLTLLGALLTGDWETADACEPRHAREGSGLVAAYLHWHLERGLRSLRYVEK
- a CDS encoding VOC family protein, with product MAEKTIPILPCRTIQPVLDFYTALGFEVTFQQKSPNPYAAVQRGGIQLQFFGMKHYEPADSFSTCYVVTDDVDALHEAFRARLKAAYGRIPTRGLPRIGPLKDMSYGMRQFLMTDPGGNCIRIGQQTSDDQRHRPAPEETFSRALHHASLLADSKEDLAGAAKIIDRVLRLPDERPTPVQLLRLLVLRADVAGRLDDEETATSMLAKAAAVHLTAAERESVRDDLERLEELRG
- a CDS encoding DUF397 domain-containing protein is translated as MYELRWRKSSYSEGGEDNHCIELACGWQKSSYSGQAPASDCVELARTAGPVLLRESDDPHRIIATGPAPLRGFLRAAKAGAFDAVAQRP
- a CDS encoding helix-turn-helix transcriptional regulator; this translates as MPQRPAPTARQRRVGAELRKMRERAGMNVAQAGAQLGAEGARVSNMEAGRLGVSEERVRMLADIYSCADHAYIDALAALATQRTRGWWEEYRGQVAAGALDLAELEHHAVAMRGVQIMHIPGLLQTEAYAKALFAGAEPVPTPVQLRRRLSYRLRRRDVLDRTDPPQCTFFIHEAALRMQFGGSKVAREQLEHVLDASERDNVTVRAIPFAAGGFPNAGSSMLYLCGQVSQLDTVQLDVPTGSTLLDAEAHLANYRRILDQAEARSLTSNETRDFIRAITKHL
- a CDS encoding ATP-binding protein is translated as MPETANIPPLFRFSAPNHPSSPRVCRDAIAALLHAKGEAEELTETARLLVSEAVSNVHRHAAATRMIHITVLAQAGAALITVKDNEPYRHPLPRQAGTDDEAGRGLLLMQELAFKWGVRLLGSPEPTRKQIWFEVRAPQANGAPQADLAPEKGE
- a CDS encoding NACHT domain-containing NTPase; its protein translation is MAEGRAGALLAKVGLAAASVVPPALLGARFWPSVREHPVGALLLFLAYLVLLAAVGFCVKVYTNVADRWVTRAADGVDRRLRWRISRFERDYRAYVLSHHRFIDLKGLATRGDFTPGLEEVFVDVSLVPTPTHTASQESLAGTVRAAGAAVRQSIHDFLGTPDGTALAVIGAPGTGKTTLLKHLALRLAREPGKRGSRDLPILLFLRDHAAAITADPEITLPEVIGASLRRLRGDEPPGWFDRQLQAGRCVVLLDGLDEVAREEDRRNVSKWVEEQIESYEANDFVLTSRPHGYRSAPVNRARVLQVRRFTGEQITRFVQGWYRAIERLSTGADDAAVADRAAEEATDLLDRLRARPVLYDLAANPLLLTMIANVHRYRGALPGSRAELYAEICEVLLWRRQEAKGNVAALPDELTGAKKEAVLRELAYVMMCERRRDIDTARAAETLGPALFRVGAAAVPVEDFLAAIVASGLLVERERGMYAFAHLTLQEHLAALHIQYRGLVDTLIAGVQDDWWRETTLLYAARVDPGPIVEACVDSGSVTAIALAFDCEEEAAEFAPETRRLLEDLRTDALRTGPDMPMGRLMTAVTVTRALRQTVRLGQDTLVCASPVSEELYGLFTGEPRAGHRTATGMTGREAAAFTQWVNELLPDGPRYRLPTEAEVADEGFRMVAADRPVWYAPDAQTRLWVPEGTEHPWSVPMDPEGQVWLGQDDEADRVLELGKLGLAVVRGFANSSGLAADPPRRRVGVTRGSGVSVGSQARHDAQAARAGALILSLGLDTALVRDIVLAPERAWERAGATHPSPGLSRHGNPARVLEFIRPLAPSLPPKAHVDQLAEATRLVALLLIVAAREDSTVAGLLRAVSFPDRLARPAGETQPVSTRIAPDPGEEGVAASVAAGFLWNAANTTRDLEDMSANLPAALSQLTGRLIDELRPPEAPDPAEAPYLRLTALTLAAVADRLLHAPEAAEAYRHTVRGVMARCGRADGTMPKPETIVLVRA
- a CDS encoding C2 family cysteine protease; amino-acid sequence: MVFLDEKAPDGKKIDEALKELKGLEGDDFGLNGNRDELEKVAKKLDGLTGAELDAVISKADAKDLAHYDKLAKNTEGSWLLSENGLEKDDRSTTYGRWLSRISPHNFDKFTKAFPGVQPTFTNSNPYKRHGNDQNGQTNSGIHWQNPSDPLFNGEPSADDINQNQFGDCWYVASLAAVAQKDPQFIKEGIKENANGTVSVRIWDEDGNHRWVTMTPDLPTDTNGDPIGTYGNGSTWSAYYEKAFALSYTDEKGETGYGGIEGDDPKESAPYLTGNEGDDITKNGGFLWLEEKEDKNLESLKEAFDAGHPVTVSTPDDESLEKDVPKEWGRSYSSNHAYYVRGFTDDGKIILGNPWGVSDYKPIEVSQEQFNKYFGWPEKYDMPNR